A section of the Neorhizobium galegae bv. orientalis str. HAMBI 540 genome encodes:
- a CDS encoding TetR/AcrR family transcriptional regulator → MDIKTATRPPGRPREFEIEDALDKAIIVFSERGYHAASISELKDAMGLAAGSLYKAFKDKKAIFLASFDRYKQVRNALLDQELAEGANGRDKVSRMLRFYAEASHGQNGRRGCLVVGTAIELAVYDADAAERVGRSMARTEAMIDGLIREGQADGSIPPAIDPLTTAHVLLSVTQGLRVLGKTGPNRDRAFSVVDAAMKLLD, encoded by the coding sequence ATGGATATCAAGACAGCGACGCGCCCGCCGGGTCGTCCCCGCGAATTCGAGATCGAAGATGCACTCGACAAGGCGATCATCGTCTTTTCCGAGAGGGGTTATCACGCGGCCTCGATTTCCGAGCTGAAGGACGCCATGGGGCTTGCCGCCGGCAGTCTCTACAAGGCGTTCAAGGACAAGAAGGCGATCTTTCTCGCAAGCTTCGACCGCTACAAGCAGGTCCGCAATGCACTTCTCGACCAGGAACTGGCCGAAGGCGCAAACGGCCGCGACAAGGTTTCCCGCATGCTGCGCTTTTATGCCGAGGCCTCGCACGGCCAGAATGGCCGGCGCGGCTGCCTCGTTGTCGGTACGGCGATCGAACTCGCAGTCTACGATGCCGACGCAGCCGAACGGGTGGGCCGCTCCATGGCCCGGACCGAAGCCATGATCGACGGCCTCATTCGCGAAGGCCAGGCGGATGGCTCCATTCCACCGGCGATCGACCCGCTCACCACCGCCCACGTCCTGCTCTCTGTTACGCAAGGCCTGAGAGTGCTCGGCAAAACCGGGCCGAACCGGGACCGCGCCTTTTCCGTGGTCGATGCGGCCATGAAACTTCTCGACTGA
- a CDS encoding MFS transporter → MSNNYRWVIVAAGALMGCVAVGTMFSLAIFLEPIAKATGWSHAGISSAMTLNFVVMGLGGFMWGTLSDRFGARVVVLIGAALLGLALVLASQAQSLLAFQLIYGCLIGLAASAFFAPMIAVTMSWFDEHRSLAVSLVSAGMGMAPMTISPFARWLITAYDDWRLAMLFIGIGAWILLLPTAFLVRNPPAVAAAGGMASEPQAEGAGMPLSRVFRSPQFLVLGFTFFACCAAHSGPIFHMVSYAMFCGVAPMSAVSIYSVEGAAGLGGRILFGLLADRLGVKPVLIGGLMIQAVVIAAYTMVSDLSQFYMLAVIFGGTYGGVMPLYAVLARDYFGPKIMGTVFGAATMLSSLGMAFGPLAGGWAFDHFANYDWLFFGSALVGLGAVAIALAFPPLPRQPAQLQAA, encoded by the coding sequence ATGAGTAACAATTATCGTTGGGTCATCGTCGCAGCCGGCGCCCTGATGGGCTGCGTCGCCGTCGGCACGATGTTCTCGCTGGCCATCTTTCTGGAGCCGATCGCCAAGGCGACCGGCTGGTCTCATGCGGGCATTTCGAGTGCCATGACGCTCAATTTTGTCGTCATGGGCCTCGGCGGCTTCATGTGGGGTACGTTGAGCGACCGTTTCGGCGCGCGTGTCGTCGTGCTGATCGGAGCCGCGCTTCTCGGCCTGGCGCTGGTGCTTGCCAGCCAGGCGCAGAGCCTCCTTGCCTTCCAGCTGATCTATGGCTGTCTGATCGGGCTTGCCGCAAGCGCCTTCTTCGCACCGATGATCGCCGTCACCATGTCCTGGTTCGACGAGCATCGCAGCCTTGCGGTCTCGCTGGTATCCGCCGGCATGGGCATGGCGCCGATGACAATCTCGCCCTTTGCCCGCTGGCTGATCACCGCCTATGACGACTGGCGCCTGGCGATGCTGTTCATCGGCATCGGTGCCTGGATCCTGCTCCTGCCGACGGCTTTCCTCGTCCGCAATCCGCCGGCCGTGGCCGCCGCGGGTGGCATGGCGTCTGAACCTCAGGCCGAAGGTGCCGGCATGCCGCTGTCGCGGGTGTTCCGCTCGCCGCAATTCCTGGTGCTCGGGTTTACCTTCTTCGCCTGCTGCGCGGCCCATTCCGGACCGATCTTTCACATGGTGAGCTACGCGATGTTCTGTGGCGTGGCGCCGATGTCGGCCGTCAGCATCTACAGCGTCGAGGGGGCGGCGGGCCTTGGCGGCCGCATTCTGTTTGGGCTTCTGGCCGACAGGCTGGGCGTCAAGCCGGTGCTGATCGGCGGACTGATGATCCAGGCCGTGGTCATTGCGGCCTACACGATGGTGAGCGATCTCAGCCAGTTCTACATGTTGGCGGTGATCTTCGGCGGCACCTATGGCGGTGTCATGCCGCTCTATGCGGTGCTGGCGCGCGACTATTTCGGACCGAAGATCATGGGTACCGTGTTCGGGGCGGCGACCATGCTGTCGAGCCTCGGCATGGCCTTTGGACCTCTCGCCGGCGGCTGGGCCTTCGATCATTTCGCAAATTATGACTGGCTGTTCTTCGGTTCGGCGCTAGTCGGTCTCGGGGCGGTGGCGATCGCTCTCGCCTTTCCGCCGCTGCCACGCCAGCCGGCGCAGCTTCAGGCCGCTTGA
- the rpsU gene encoding 30S ribosomal protein S21, producing the protein MQVLVRDNNVEQALRVLKKKMQREGVFREMKARSAYEKPSEKRVREKAEAVRRYRKLARKKMQREGLLPAPKKVIRPARG; encoded by the coding sequence TTGCAGGTTCTAGTCAGAGATAACAACGTCGAGCAGGCCCTTCGGGTTCTGAAGAAGAAGATGCAGCGCGAAGGCGTGTTCCGCGAGATGAAGGCGCGTAGCGCCTATGAGAAGCCCTCTGAAAAGCGGGTGCGCGAAAAGGCTGAAGCTGTGCGGCGTTACCGCAAGCTGGCCCGCAAGAAGATGCAGCGCGAAGGCCTCCTGCCGGCTCCCAAGAAAGTGATCCGTCCGGCGCGCGGATAA
- a CDS encoding cold-shock protein — MNTGTVKWFNSTKGFGFIQPDDGATDVFVHVSAVERAGMSSLTEGQKISYEIVRDRKSGKSSADNLRAA; from the coding sequence ATGAATACTGGCACCGTAAAGTGGTTCAATAGCACCAAGGGTTTCGGCTTCATTCAGCCTGATGACGGCGCGACGGACGTTTTCGTTCACGTTTCTGCTGTCGAACGCGCAGGCATGTCTTCCCTGACGGAAGGTCAGAAGATCTCCTACGAGATCGTTCGCGACCGCAAGTCCGGCAAGAGCTCGGCCGACAACCTCCGGGCCGCATAA
- a CDS encoding TRAP transporter substrate-binding protein, with the protein MDRRHFFKQAATAGVGAAAATALAAPAIAQESPRVSWRLTSSFPKSLDIIFNAANQIADSVRNATDGKFTIQTFGAGEIVPPLQAADAVANGTVEMAHTCSYYYIGQDPAFALGTAIPFGLNARMTNAWFTAGGGNDLINEFLAPRNLYALPAGNSGTQMGGWFRKEINTIDDLKGLKMRIAGLAGQVMQKVGVTPQQIAGGDVYAALEKGTIDATEFVGPYDDQKLGFVKVAKYYYYPAWWEGGPAMHAFFNLEKFKGLPKSYQQIITDACAAANMSMLANYDAHNATALKKLVAEGAVLKAFSREIMDVCFKAAMETYADLSAKSPAFKKIYDSQQAFKKDAYLWAQIAEYSYDTYMMTQQRAGTL; encoded by the coding sequence ATGGATCGCAGACATTTCTTCAAGCAGGCCGCCACCGCCGGGGTCGGCGCCGCTGCCGCAACCGCACTTGCCGCTCCGGCAATTGCCCAGGAAAGCCCGAGGGTCAGCTGGCGACTGACATCCTCCTTCCCGAAAAGCCTCGACATCATCTTCAATGCCGCCAACCAGATCGCCGACAGCGTCAGGAACGCCACTGACGGCAAGTTCACGATCCAGACATTCGGGGCCGGCGAAATCGTGCCGCCGCTGCAGGCGGCAGACGCGGTTGCCAACGGTACGGTCGAAATGGCCCATACCTGCTCCTATTATTACATCGGCCAGGACCCGGCATTTGCGCTCGGTACCGCCATTCCCTTCGGCCTCAACGCCCGCATGACCAATGCCTGGTTCACGGCCGGCGGCGGCAACGACCTGATCAACGAATTCCTGGCGCCGCGCAATCTCTATGCCCTGCCCGCCGGCAATAGCGGCACCCAGATGGGCGGCTGGTTCCGCAAGGAAATCAACACGATCGACGACCTCAAAGGCCTGAAGATGCGCATTGCAGGCCTTGCAGGCCAGGTCATGCAGAAGGTCGGTGTCACCCCGCAGCAGATCGCCGGCGGCGACGTCTATGCGGCGCTCGAAAAGGGCACGATCGATGCGACCGAATTCGTCGGCCCCTATGACGACCAGAAGCTCGGCTTCGTGAAAGTCGCCAAGTACTATTATTATCCGGCATGGTGGGAAGGTGGCCCGGCCATGCACGCCTTCTTCAATCTCGAAAAGTTCAAGGGCCTGCCGAAAAGCTACCAGCAGATCATCACCGATGCCTGCGCCGCGGCCAACATGAGCATGCTCGCCAATTACGATGCTCACAACGCCACGGCGCTGAAGAAGCTGGTTGCCGAAGGCGCAGTGCTGAAAGCCTTCAGCCGAGAGATCATGGATGTCTGCTTCAAGGCGGCAATGGAGACCTATGCCGACCTTTCGGCCAAGAGCCCGGCCTTCAAGAAGATCTACGACAGCCAGCAGGCCTTCAAGAAGGATGCCTACCTCTGGGCCCAGATCGCCGAATACTCCTACGACACCTACATGATGACGCAGCAGCGCGCCGGCACGCTCTGA